A genome region from Gopherus flavomarginatus isolate rGopFla2 chromosome 9, rGopFla2.mat.asm, whole genome shotgun sequence includes the following:
- the ERI2 gene encoding ERI1 exoribonuclease 2 isoform X3 yields the protein MATKQLARQLGLIRKSSITSSNGKNQTRTKSIEFPAVLLNTSTGEIESEFHMYVQPQEHPILSEFCTELTGIKQNQVDEGVPLNICLSQFSKWIQKIQKEKKIIFNSDVSSHSVSEAKSSTFVTWSDWDLGVCLQYECKRKQLRKPDILNSWIDLRATYKLFYTRQPKGLNGALQDLGIEFAGREHSGLDDSRNTARLAWRMICDGCVMKITRSLDKVQPKKNSVSRSSNVNPTEENPLGSDDGAETSDKDRICNSSCLAENEHNKLDKMVLNSNVKAKDQQESSSTSSSANVRVGSRICTKIDGCGQTESCLSPHIGRLPVPFGQLQASHCNLLTGIQNGLNNGHLISTSKYSSSVLGSGLVLVSTTISSVNISNVDISTSSDCLSMLTDWEDVALIPESQHEENTDSMKLEDDPNAKTSSVFGEGMVLKELAMKNSDFECLGQHNEHLEASKSIVYKSPDTTIYDVGIAQRQALNCSAFKLPSAKVSATLSSTVSTGNHSTPFSQTPKRKPSSPKTLPPSKKQSFTVHEDEAASSDQLLSLRNSSLCKVPTVLLNSTVSLNQSLKAVKSDKLTPPVCNCGRRAKRLTVSSAGPNHGKVFYSCPLGKHEGKKRGCGYFKWEHVLLKEKSTNAISTLSPSAAGLTSPGINSDSSGNSHRKYPGLRPSMRT from the exons ATGGCGACCAAGCAGCTGGCGCG ACAACTTGGATTAATTAGAAAAAGTTCCATAACTTCCTCAAATGGCAAGAATCAGACTAGAACCAAGTCAA ttgAATTTCCAGCAGTTTTGTTAAACACTTCAACTGGAGAGATTGAATCTGAATTCCACATGTACGTCCAGCCTCAGGAACATCCAATTCTTTCTGAATTTTGTACTGAACTAACAGGCATAAAGCAG AATCAAGTTGATGAAGGGGTTCCTCTAAATATTTGCTTATCACAATTTTCTAAGTGGATTCAAAAGATacaaaaggagaagaaaattaTTTTCAATTCAGATGTTTCAAGCCATTCTGTTTCTGAAGCAAAATCAAGTACCTTTGTTACTTGGTCAG ACTGGGATCTGGGGGTTTGTTTGCAGTATGAGTGCAAAAGGAAGCAGCTGCGAAAACCTGATATTTTAAACTCCTGGATTGATCTCAGAGCAACATACAAG cTCTTCTACACTAGACAGCCAAAAGGGCTAAATGGTGCTTTACAGGATCTGGGGATAGAATTTGCAGGACGGGAACATTCTG GGTTGGATGATTCTCGGAATACTGCCCGTCTTGCTTGGAGGATGATCTGTGATGGATGTGTGATGAAAATTACTAGATCTTTGGATAAG GTACAGCCAAAGAAGAATTCAGTGTCCAGGTCTTCGAATGTAAACCCCACTGAAGAGAATCCACTGGGAAGTGATGATGGTGCTGAAACTTCAGATAAAGATAGAATTTGCAACAGCAGCTGTCTAGCTGAGAATGAGCACAATAAACTTGATAAAATGGTTTTAAACTCCAATGTAAAGGCAAAAGACCAGCAAGAGTCCAGTTCTACAAGTTCCTCTGCAAATGTCCGTGTTGGGTCTAGAATCTGTACAAAGATTGATGGATGTGGTCAAACCGAAAGCTGCTTATCTCCACATATTGGCAGacttcctgttccctttggacAACTACAGGCTTCTCATTGTAATTTATTGACGGGCATCCAGAATGGATTAAATAATGGACATCTGATTTCTACTTCCAAGTATAGCTCTTCAGTACTTGGTTCAGGGCTAGTGCTTGTCTCCACTACTATTTCCTCTGTTAATATCTCTAATGTAGATATAAGTACCAGTTCTGATTGTTTATCTATGTTGACTGATTGGGAAGATGTAGCTTTAATTCCAGAATCACAGCATGAAGAAAATACAGACTCTATGAAGCTTGAAGATGACCCAAATGCAAAGACTTCATCAGTCTTTGGAGAAGGGATGGTTTTGAAAGAACTAGCTATGAAGAATTCAGACTTTGAATGTTTGGGGCAACATAATGAACATTTGGAGGCTTCTAAGTCTATTGTGTACAAAAGTCCTGATACTACTATCTATGATGTAGGAATAGCCCAAAGGCAGGCCTTAAATTGTTCTGCTTTTAAGTTACCATCTGCGAAGGTAAGTGCTACTTTATCAAGTACAGTTTCAACTGGAAATCATTCCACCCCTTTCTCTCAGACGCCTAAGAGGAAACCATCTAGTCCAAAAACTTTACCTCCATCAAAAAAACAGTCATTCACTGTACATGAAGATGAAGCTGCATCTTCTGATCAGCTCTTATCTTTGAGAAATTCAAGTTTATGCAAAGTGCCTACTGTTCTTTTAAACTCCACCGTCAGCCTGAACCAATCGTTAAAAGCTGTGAAAAGTGACAAACTGACTCCACCCGTATGTAACTGTGGTCGAAGGGCTAAAAGACTAACTGTGTCCAGTGCTGGTCCAAATCATGGCAAAGTGTTCTACAGTTGTCCTCTTGGAAAACATGAAGGGAAGAAGAGAGGCTGTGGATATTTCAAGTGGGAGCATGTACTTCTAAAGGAAAAATCCACTAATGCTATTTCTACTCTTTCCCCCTCTGCAGCTGGTTTAACATCTCCTGGAATAAACTCAGATTCTTCAGGAAATTCTCACAGGAAATATCCGGGTCTCAGACCTTCTATGAGAACTTGA
- the ERI2 gene encoding ERI1 exoribonuclease 2 isoform X1, whose amino-acid sequence MATKQLARQLGLIRKSSITSSNGKNQTRTKSRQLFDYLIVIDFESTCWKDGKRHYSQEIIEFPAVLLNTSTGEIESEFHMYVQPQEHPILSEFCTELTGIKQNQVDEGVPLNICLSQFSKWIQKIQKEKKIIFNSDVSSHSVSEAKSSTFVTWSDWDLGVCLQYECKRKQLRKPDILNSWIDLRATYKLFYTRQPKGLNGALQDLGIEFAGREHSGLDDSRNTARLAWRMICDGCVMKITRSLDKVQPKKNSVSRSSNVNPTEENPLGSDDGAETSDKDRICNSSCLAENEHNKLDKMVLNSNVKAKDQQESSSTSSSANVRVGSRICTKIDGCGQTESCLSPHIGRLPVPFGQLQASHCNLLTGIQNGLNNGHLISTSKYSSSVLGSGLVLVSTTISSVNISNVDISTSSDCLSMLTDWEDVALIPESQHEENTDSMKLEDDPNAKTSSVFGEGMVLKELAMKNSDFECLGQHNEHLEASKSIVYKSPDTTIYDVGIAQRQALNCSAFKLPSAKVSATLSSTVSTGNHSTPFSQTPKRKPSSPKTLPPSKKQSFTVHEDEAASSDQLLSLRNSSLCKVPTVLLNSTVSLNQSLKAVKSDKLTPPVCNCGRRAKRLTVSSAGPNHGKVFYSCPLGKHEGKKRGCGYFKWEHVLLKEKSTNAISTLSPSAAGLTSPGINSDSSGNSHRKYPGLRPSMRT is encoded by the exons ATGGCGACCAAGCAGCTGGCGCG ACAACTTGGATTAATTAGAAAAAGTTCCATAACTTCCTCAAATGGCAAGAATCAGACTAGAACCAAGTCAA GGCAGTTGTTTGACTATTTAATTGTTATTGACTTTGAGTCTACATGTTGGAAAGATGGTAAACGTCATTACAGCCAGGAAATAA ttgAATTTCCAGCAGTTTTGTTAAACACTTCAACTGGAGAGATTGAATCTGAATTCCACATGTACGTCCAGCCTCAGGAACATCCAATTCTTTCTGAATTTTGTACTGAACTAACAGGCATAAAGCAG AATCAAGTTGATGAAGGGGTTCCTCTAAATATTTGCTTATCACAATTTTCTAAGTGGATTCAAAAGATacaaaaggagaagaaaattaTTTTCAATTCAGATGTTTCAAGCCATTCTGTTTCTGAAGCAAAATCAAGTACCTTTGTTACTTGGTCAG ACTGGGATCTGGGGGTTTGTTTGCAGTATGAGTGCAAAAGGAAGCAGCTGCGAAAACCTGATATTTTAAACTCCTGGATTGATCTCAGAGCAACATACAAG cTCTTCTACACTAGACAGCCAAAAGGGCTAAATGGTGCTTTACAGGATCTGGGGATAGAATTTGCAGGACGGGAACATTCTG GGTTGGATGATTCTCGGAATACTGCCCGTCTTGCTTGGAGGATGATCTGTGATGGATGTGTGATGAAAATTACTAGATCTTTGGATAAG GTACAGCCAAAGAAGAATTCAGTGTCCAGGTCTTCGAATGTAAACCCCACTGAAGAGAATCCACTGGGAAGTGATGATGGTGCTGAAACTTCAGATAAAGATAGAATTTGCAACAGCAGCTGTCTAGCTGAGAATGAGCACAATAAACTTGATAAAATGGTTTTAAACTCCAATGTAAAGGCAAAAGACCAGCAAGAGTCCAGTTCTACAAGTTCCTCTGCAAATGTCCGTGTTGGGTCTAGAATCTGTACAAAGATTGATGGATGTGGTCAAACCGAAAGCTGCTTATCTCCACATATTGGCAGacttcctgttccctttggacAACTACAGGCTTCTCATTGTAATTTATTGACGGGCATCCAGAATGGATTAAATAATGGACATCTGATTTCTACTTCCAAGTATAGCTCTTCAGTACTTGGTTCAGGGCTAGTGCTTGTCTCCACTACTATTTCCTCTGTTAATATCTCTAATGTAGATATAAGTACCAGTTCTGATTGTTTATCTATGTTGACTGATTGGGAAGATGTAGCTTTAATTCCAGAATCACAGCATGAAGAAAATACAGACTCTATGAAGCTTGAAGATGACCCAAATGCAAAGACTTCATCAGTCTTTGGAGAAGGGATGGTTTTGAAAGAACTAGCTATGAAGAATTCAGACTTTGAATGTTTGGGGCAACATAATGAACATTTGGAGGCTTCTAAGTCTATTGTGTACAAAAGTCCTGATACTACTATCTATGATGTAGGAATAGCCCAAAGGCAGGCCTTAAATTGTTCTGCTTTTAAGTTACCATCTGCGAAGGTAAGTGCTACTTTATCAAGTACAGTTTCAACTGGAAATCATTCCACCCCTTTCTCTCAGACGCCTAAGAGGAAACCATCTAGTCCAAAAACTTTACCTCCATCAAAAAAACAGTCATTCACTGTACATGAAGATGAAGCTGCATCTTCTGATCAGCTCTTATCTTTGAGAAATTCAAGTTTATGCAAAGTGCCTACTGTTCTTTTAAACTCCACCGTCAGCCTGAACCAATCGTTAAAAGCTGTGAAAAGTGACAAACTGACTCCACCCGTATGTAACTGTGGTCGAAGGGCTAAAAGACTAACTGTGTCCAGTGCTGGTCCAAATCATGGCAAAGTGTTCTACAGTTGTCCTCTTGGAAAACATGAAGGGAAGAAGAGAGGCTGTGGATATTTCAAGTGGGAGCATGTACTTCTAAAGGAAAAATCCACTAATGCTATTTCTACTCTTTCCCCCTCTGCAGCTGGTTTAACATCTCCTGGAATAAACTCAGATTCTTCAGGAAATTCTCACAGGAAATATCCGGGTCTCAGACCTTCTATGAGAACTTGA
- the ERI2 gene encoding ERI1 exoribonuclease 2 isoform X2 yields MARIRLEPSQVSGQLFDYLIVIDFESTCWKDGKRHYSQEIIEFPAVLLNTSTGEIESEFHMYVQPQEHPILSEFCTELTGIKQNQVDEGVPLNICLSQFSKWIQKIQKEKKIIFNSDVSSHSVSEAKSSTFVTWSDWDLGVCLQYECKRKQLRKPDILNSWIDLRATYKLFYTRQPKGLNGALQDLGIEFAGREHSGLDDSRNTARLAWRMICDGCVMKITRSLDKVQPKKNSVSRSSNVNPTEENPLGSDDGAETSDKDRICNSSCLAENEHNKLDKMVLNSNVKAKDQQESSSTSSSANVRVGSRICTKIDGCGQTESCLSPHIGRLPVPFGQLQASHCNLLTGIQNGLNNGHLISTSKYSSSVLGSGLVLVSTTISSVNISNVDISTSSDCLSMLTDWEDVALIPESQHEENTDSMKLEDDPNAKTSSVFGEGMVLKELAMKNSDFECLGQHNEHLEASKSIVYKSPDTTIYDVGIAQRQALNCSAFKLPSAKVSATLSSTVSTGNHSTPFSQTPKRKPSSPKTLPPSKKQSFTVHEDEAASSDQLLSLRNSSLCKVPTVLLNSTVSLNQSLKAVKSDKLTPPVCNCGRRAKRLTVSSAGPNHGKVFYSCPLGKHEGKKRGCGYFKWEHVLLKEKSTNAISTLSPSAAGLTSPGINSDSSGNSHRKYPGLRPSMRT; encoded by the exons ATGGCAAGAATCAGACTAGAACCAAGTCAAGTAAGTG GGCAGTTGTTTGACTATTTAATTGTTATTGACTTTGAGTCTACATGTTGGAAAGATGGTAAACGTCATTACAGCCAGGAAATAA ttgAATTTCCAGCAGTTTTGTTAAACACTTCAACTGGAGAGATTGAATCTGAATTCCACATGTACGTCCAGCCTCAGGAACATCCAATTCTTTCTGAATTTTGTACTGAACTAACAGGCATAAAGCAG AATCAAGTTGATGAAGGGGTTCCTCTAAATATTTGCTTATCACAATTTTCTAAGTGGATTCAAAAGATacaaaaggagaagaaaattaTTTTCAATTCAGATGTTTCAAGCCATTCTGTTTCTGAAGCAAAATCAAGTACCTTTGTTACTTGGTCAG ACTGGGATCTGGGGGTTTGTTTGCAGTATGAGTGCAAAAGGAAGCAGCTGCGAAAACCTGATATTTTAAACTCCTGGATTGATCTCAGAGCAACATACAAG cTCTTCTACACTAGACAGCCAAAAGGGCTAAATGGTGCTTTACAGGATCTGGGGATAGAATTTGCAGGACGGGAACATTCTG GGTTGGATGATTCTCGGAATACTGCCCGTCTTGCTTGGAGGATGATCTGTGATGGATGTGTGATGAAAATTACTAGATCTTTGGATAAG GTACAGCCAAAGAAGAATTCAGTGTCCAGGTCTTCGAATGTAAACCCCACTGAAGAGAATCCACTGGGAAGTGATGATGGTGCTGAAACTTCAGATAAAGATAGAATTTGCAACAGCAGCTGTCTAGCTGAGAATGAGCACAATAAACTTGATAAAATGGTTTTAAACTCCAATGTAAAGGCAAAAGACCAGCAAGAGTCCAGTTCTACAAGTTCCTCTGCAAATGTCCGTGTTGGGTCTAGAATCTGTACAAAGATTGATGGATGTGGTCAAACCGAAAGCTGCTTATCTCCACATATTGGCAGacttcctgttccctttggacAACTACAGGCTTCTCATTGTAATTTATTGACGGGCATCCAGAATGGATTAAATAATGGACATCTGATTTCTACTTCCAAGTATAGCTCTTCAGTACTTGGTTCAGGGCTAGTGCTTGTCTCCACTACTATTTCCTCTGTTAATATCTCTAATGTAGATATAAGTACCAGTTCTGATTGTTTATCTATGTTGACTGATTGGGAAGATGTAGCTTTAATTCCAGAATCACAGCATGAAGAAAATACAGACTCTATGAAGCTTGAAGATGACCCAAATGCAAAGACTTCATCAGTCTTTGGAGAAGGGATGGTTTTGAAAGAACTAGCTATGAAGAATTCAGACTTTGAATGTTTGGGGCAACATAATGAACATTTGGAGGCTTCTAAGTCTATTGTGTACAAAAGTCCTGATACTACTATCTATGATGTAGGAATAGCCCAAAGGCAGGCCTTAAATTGTTCTGCTTTTAAGTTACCATCTGCGAAGGTAAGTGCTACTTTATCAAGTACAGTTTCAACTGGAAATCATTCCACCCCTTTCTCTCAGACGCCTAAGAGGAAACCATCTAGTCCAAAAACTTTACCTCCATCAAAAAAACAGTCATTCACTGTACATGAAGATGAAGCTGCATCTTCTGATCAGCTCTTATCTTTGAGAAATTCAAGTTTATGCAAAGTGCCTACTGTTCTTTTAAACTCCACCGTCAGCCTGAACCAATCGTTAAAAGCTGTGAAAAGTGACAAACTGACTCCACCCGTATGTAACTGTGGTCGAAGGGCTAAAAGACTAACTGTGTCCAGTGCTGGTCCAAATCATGGCAAAGTGTTCTACAGTTGTCCTCTTGGAAAACATGAAGGGAAGAAGAGAGGCTGTGGATATTTCAAGTGGGAGCATGTACTTCTAAAGGAAAAATCCACTAATGCTATTTCTACTCTTTCCCCCTCTGCAGCTGGTTTAACATCTCCTGGAATAAACTCAGATTCTTCAGGAAATTCTCACAGGAAATATCCGGGTCTCAGACCTTCTATGAGAACTTGA
- the ERI2 gene encoding ERI1 exoribonuclease 2 isoform X4 produces the protein MARIRLEPSQVSVEFPAVLLNTSTGEIESEFHMYVQPQEHPILSEFCTELTGIKQNQVDEGVPLNICLSQFSKWIQKIQKEKKIIFNSDVSSHSVSEAKSSTFVTWSDWDLGVCLQYECKRKQLRKPDILNSWIDLRATYKLFYTRQPKGLNGALQDLGIEFAGREHSGLDDSRNTARLAWRMICDGCVMKITRSLDKVQPKKNSVSRSSNVNPTEENPLGSDDGAETSDKDRICNSSCLAENEHNKLDKMVLNSNVKAKDQQESSSTSSSANVRVGSRICTKIDGCGQTESCLSPHIGRLPVPFGQLQASHCNLLTGIQNGLNNGHLISTSKYSSSVLGSGLVLVSTTISSVNISNVDISTSSDCLSMLTDWEDVALIPESQHEENTDSMKLEDDPNAKTSSVFGEGMVLKELAMKNSDFECLGQHNEHLEASKSIVYKSPDTTIYDVGIAQRQALNCSAFKLPSAKVSATLSSTVSTGNHSTPFSQTPKRKPSSPKTLPPSKKQSFTVHEDEAASSDQLLSLRNSSLCKVPTVLLNSTVSLNQSLKAVKSDKLTPPVCNCGRRAKRLTVSSAGPNHGKVFYSCPLGKHEGKKRGCGYFKWEHVLLKEKSTNAISTLSPSAAGLTSPGINSDSSGNSHRKYPGLRPSMRT, from the exons ATGGCAAGAATCAGACTAGAACCAAGTCAAGTAAGTG ttgAATTTCCAGCAGTTTTGTTAAACACTTCAACTGGAGAGATTGAATCTGAATTCCACATGTACGTCCAGCCTCAGGAACATCCAATTCTTTCTGAATTTTGTACTGAACTAACAGGCATAAAGCAG AATCAAGTTGATGAAGGGGTTCCTCTAAATATTTGCTTATCACAATTTTCTAAGTGGATTCAAAAGATacaaaaggagaagaaaattaTTTTCAATTCAGATGTTTCAAGCCATTCTGTTTCTGAAGCAAAATCAAGTACCTTTGTTACTTGGTCAG ACTGGGATCTGGGGGTTTGTTTGCAGTATGAGTGCAAAAGGAAGCAGCTGCGAAAACCTGATATTTTAAACTCCTGGATTGATCTCAGAGCAACATACAAG cTCTTCTACACTAGACAGCCAAAAGGGCTAAATGGTGCTTTACAGGATCTGGGGATAGAATTTGCAGGACGGGAACATTCTG GGTTGGATGATTCTCGGAATACTGCCCGTCTTGCTTGGAGGATGATCTGTGATGGATGTGTGATGAAAATTACTAGATCTTTGGATAAG GTACAGCCAAAGAAGAATTCAGTGTCCAGGTCTTCGAATGTAAACCCCACTGAAGAGAATCCACTGGGAAGTGATGATGGTGCTGAAACTTCAGATAAAGATAGAATTTGCAACAGCAGCTGTCTAGCTGAGAATGAGCACAATAAACTTGATAAAATGGTTTTAAACTCCAATGTAAAGGCAAAAGACCAGCAAGAGTCCAGTTCTACAAGTTCCTCTGCAAATGTCCGTGTTGGGTCTAGAATCTGTACAAAGATTGATGGATGTGGTCAAACCGAAAGCTGCTTATCTCCACATATTGGCAGacttcctgttccctttggacAACTACAGGCTTCTCATTGTAATTTATTGACGGGCATCCAGAATGGATTAAATAATGGACATCTGATTTCTACTTCCAAGTATAGCTCTTCAGTACTTGGTTCAGGGCTAGTGCTTGTCTCCACTACTATTTCCTCTGTTAATATCTCTAATGTAGATATAAGTACCAGTTCTGATTGTTTATCTATGTTGACTGATTGGGAAGATGTAGCTTTAATTCCAGAATCACAGCATGAAGAAAATACAGACTCTATGAAGCTTGAAGATGACCCAAATGCAAAGACTTCATCAGTCTTTGGAGAAGGGATGGTTTTGAAAGAACTAGCTATGAAGAATTCAGACTTTGAATGTTTGGGGCAACATAATGAACATTTGGAGGCTTCTAAGTCTATTGTGTACAAAAGTCCTGATACTACTATCTATGATGTAGGAATAGCCCAAAGGCAGGCCTTAAATTGTTCTGCTTTTAAGTTACCATCTGCGAAGGTAAGTGCTACTTTATCAAGTACAGTTTCAACTGGAAATCATTCCACCCCTTTCTCTCAGACGCCTAAGAGGAAACCATCTAGTCCAAAAACTTTACCTCCATCAAAAAAACAGTCATTCACTGTACATGAAGATGAAGCTGCATCTTCTGATCAGCTCTTATCTTTGAGAAATTCAAGTTTATGCAAAGTGCCTACTGTTCTTTTAAACTCCACCGTCAGCCTGAACCAATCGTTAAAAGCTGTGAAAAGTGACAAACTGACTCCACCCGTATGTAACTGTGGTCGAAGGGCTAAAAGACTAACTGTGTCCAGTGCTGGTCCAAATCATGGCAAAGTGTTCTACAGTTGTCCTCTTGGAAAACATGAAGGGAAGAAGAGAGGCTGTGGATATTTCAAGTGGGAGCATGTACTTCTAAAGGAAAAATCCACTAATGCTATTTCTACTCTTTCCCCCTCTGCAGCTGGTTTAACATCTCCTGGAATAAACTCAGATTCTTCAGGAAATTCTCACAGGAAATATCCGGGTCTCAGACCTTCTATGAGAACTTGA